The following are from one region of the Oncorhynchus masou masou isolate Uvic2021 chromosome 24, UVic_Omas_1.1, whole genome shotgun sequence genome:
- the LOC135512864 gene encoding ankyrin repeat domain-containing protein 29 isoform X1 — protein sequence MSFKKETPLANAVFWAARKGNLALLQLLLNSGRVDADCRDSFGTTALMVASYSGHYDCARELIMQGTDINLQRETGSTALFFASQQGHNEVVKLLFEFGGSTEFQTKDGGTALSAACQYGHSKVVDTLLKNGANVHDQLHDGATPLFLASQEGHVTVIRQLLSSGAKVNHPREDGTAPLWMAAQMGHSEVVKVLLLRGADRDADRKDGSTALFKAAFKGHNAVIEELLRFSPSLGLLKNGSTALHAAVMGDNHKSVNLLLGANADPTLPNKDNELPADLTKSNRILRALRPHISNGSS from the exons ATGTCGTTCAAG AAGGAGACTCCCCTTGCTAACGCCGTGTTTTGGGCAGCTCGTAAGGGGAACTTGGCCCTGCTTCAATTACTGCTCAACAGTGGTCGTGTGGATGCCGACTGCAGAGACAGT TTTGGCACCACAGCCCTGATGGTGGCGTCCTACAGCGGCCACTATGACTGTGCCAGGGAGCTGATCATGCAGGGAACTGACATTAACCTGCAGAGAGAG ACAGGCTCCACTGCCCTCTTCTTTGCTTCCCAGCAGGGACACAATGAAGTAGTGAAGCTGCTCTTTGAATTTGGTGGCTCAACTGAATTCCAGACAAAG GACGGTGGCACAGCCCTCTCTGCAGCCTGCCAGTATGGCCACTCTAAGGTGGTGGACACTCTGCTAAAGAACGGCGCCAATGTCCATGATCAGCTGCAT GATGGTGCCACTCCACTCTTCCTTGCTTCCCAGGAGGGTCATGTGACTGTCATACGTCAACTTCTGTCATCTGGAGCCAAAGTTAACCACCCTAGGGAA GATGGCACAGCCCCCCTGTGGATGGCAGCCCAGATGGGACACAGTGAAGTAGTGAAGGTTTTACTTCTGCGTGGTGCAGATCGGGATGCTGACAGAAAA GACGGGTCAACTGCACTATTCAAGGCAGCTTTCAAAGGACACAACGCTGTCATTGAGGAGCTCCTCAGGTTCTCCCCTTCATTGGGCCTTCTCAAG AATGGTTCCACAGCCCTCCACGCTGCTGTCATGGGTGACAATCATAAAAGTGTAAACCTTCTGCTGGGGGCCAACGCAGACCCCACACTACCCAACAAG GACAATGAACTGCCAGCAGATCTTACAAAGAGCAATCGCATCCTGAGGGCTCTGCGACCGCACATCTCAAATGGAAGTAGTTGA
- the LOC135512864 gene encoding ankyrin repeat domain-containing protein 29 isoform X2 produces the protein MVASYSGHYDCARELIMQGTDINLQRETGSTALFFASQQGHNEVVKLLFEFGGSTEFQTKDGGTALSAACQYGHSKVVDTLLKNGANVHDQLHDGATPLFLASQEGHVTVIRQLLSSGAKVNHPREDGTAPLWMAAQMGHSEVVKVLLLRGADRDADRKDGSTALFKAAFKGHNAVIEELLRFSPSLGLLKNGSTALHAAVMGDNHKSVNLLLGANADPTLPNKDNELPADLTKSNRILRALRPHISNGSS, from the exons ATGGTGGCGTCCTACAGCGGCCACTATGACTGTGCCAGGGAGCTGATCATGCAGGGAACTGACATTAACCTGCAGAGAGAG ACAGGCTCCACTGCCCTCTTCTTTGCTTCCCAGCAGGGACACAATGAAGTAGTGAAGCTGCTCTTTGAATTTGGTGGCTCAACTGAATTCCAGACAAAG GACGGTGGCACAGCCCTCTCTGCAGCCTGCCAGTATGGCCACTCTAAGGTGGTGGACACTCTGCTAAAGAACGGCGCCAATGTCCATGATCAGCTGCAT GATGGTGCCACTCCACTCTTCCTTGCTTCCCAGGAGGGTCATGTGACTGTCATACGTCAACTTCTGTCATCTGGAGCCAAAGTTAACCACCCTAGGGAA GATGGCACAGCCCCCCTGTGGATGGCAGCCCAGATGGGACACAGTGAAGTAGTGAAGGTTTTACTTCTGCGTGGTGCAGATCGGGATGCTGACAGAAAA GACGGGTCAACTGCACTATTCAAGGCAGCTTTCAAAGGACACAACGCTGTCATTGAGGAGCTCCTCAGGTTCTCCCCTTCATTGGGCCTTCTCAAG AATGGTTCCACAGCCCTCCACGCTGCTGTCATGGGTGACAATCATAAAAGTGTAAACCTTCTGCTGGGGGCCAACGCAGACCCCACACTACCCAACAAG GACAATGAACTGCCAGCAGATCTTACAAAGAGCAATCGCATCCTGAGGGCTCTGCGACCGCACATCTCAAATGGAAGTAGTTGA
- the LOC135512862 gene encoding vacuolar protein sorting-associated protein 4B-like, which produces MANNNLQKAIDLASKAAEEDKAKNYEEALRLYQHSIQYFLHVVKYEAQGDKAKQSIRAKCAEYLDRAEKLKEYLKKKEKAPPAKPVKESGSDDKGNESDEGEGDPEKKKFQNQLSGAIVMEKPNIKWSDVAGLEGAKEALKEAVILPIKFPHLFTGKRTPWRGILLFGPPGTGKSYLAKAVATEANNSTFFSISSSDLVSKWLGESEKLVKNLFSLARENKPSIIFIDEIDSLCGSRSENESEAARRIKTEFLVQMQGVGNDNDGVLVLGATNIPWTLDSAIRRRFEKRIYIPLPEEHARSFMFKLHLGSTPSELIESDYVTLGKKTEGYSGADISVIVRDALMQPVRKVQSATHFKRVQGSSWNHPNLVVDDLLTPCSPGDPDAIEMTWMDVNGEKLMEPVVCMADMLRSLHNTKPTVNEQDLDKLKKFTEDFGQEG; this is translated from the exons ATGGCTAATAACAATTTACAG AAAGCCATAGATCTTGCAAGCAAGGCTGCAGAGGAGGACAAAGCTAAAAACTATGAGGAAGCTCTCCGGTTGTACCAGCATTCTATTCAGTACTTCCTTCATGTTGTGAAGT ATGAGGCCCAGGGAGACAAGGCCAAGCAAAGCATCAGGGCAAAGTGTGCAGAGTACCTGGACCGAGCAGAGAAGCTGAAGGAATACCTTAAGAAGAAGGAGAAGGCTCCTCCAGCCAAGCCTGTCAAAGAGTCTGGGTCTGATGACAAAGG GAATGAGAGTGATGAAGGTGAAGGTGACCCAGAGAAAAAGAAGTTCCAAAATCAACTCTCGG GTGCCATCGTCATGGAAAAGCCAAACATCAAGTGGAGTGACGTAGCTGGGCTTGAGGGTGCAAAAGAGGCCCTTAAAGAAGCTGTCATCTTGCCCATCAAATTTCCTCACCTCTTCACAG GAAAGCGGACTCCATGGAGAGGGATCTTGCTCTTTGGCCCTCCTGGTACAGGGAAGTCTTACCTGGCCAAGGCTGTGGCCACAGAAGCCAACAACTCCACCTTCTTCTCTATCTCCTCATCTGACCTGGTGTCTAAGTGGCTGGGGGAAAGTGAAAA GTTGGTGAAGAATCTGTTTAGCCTAGCCAGGGAGAACAAGCCCTCCATCATCTTCATTGATGAGATAGACTCTCTGTGTGGCTCCAGGAGTGAGAACGAGAGTGAAGCAGCCCGCCGCATCAAGACTGAGTTCCTGGTACAGATGCAGG gtGTTGGAAATGACAATGATGGAGTCCTGGTTCTAGGAGCCACAAACATCCCCTGGACATTGGACTCTGCTATTAGGAGAAG GTTTGAGAAGCGGATCTACATCCCTCTGCCTGAGGAGCACGCCCGCTCCTTCATGTTCAAGCTACATCTAGGCTCCACCCCCAGTGAGCTCATTGAATCAGACTATGTGACTCTTGGTAAGAAGACAGAAGGctactctggagctgacatcagcGTCATCGTGAGGGACGCCCTCATGCAGCCAGTCAGGAAAGTGCAGTCGGCCACTCACTTCAAACGG GTCCAAGGATCGTCATGGAACCATCCCAACCTCGTGGTAGATGATCTCCTGACCCCATGCTCACCAGGAGATCCAGATGCCATAGAGATGACCTGGATGGATGTTAATGGGGAGAAACTCATGGAGCCTGTTGTTTGCATG GCTGATATGCTGAGGTCACTGCACAACACCAAGCCAACCGTGAACGAGCAGGACTTGGATAAACTCAAGAAGTTCACAGAGGACTTTGGTCAGGAAGGCTAA
- the LOC135512867 gene encoding pleckstrin homology domain-containing family B member 2-like, protein MSIVKSGFLHRQSTILRRWKRNWFDLWSDGWLVFFDDQHRRDMEDGIHMRVDSINIRSATACQDLNPPEGRSQNALLQIVCRDGRVISICGDSADDVFAWTMALQDARVSSVYVPDTYGGYAPAPPHGTQIIYSADGQPNAVVYPYQYQGAYPMRDPQGMDQVIVHERQRDDGGDVALSMLAGAVTGLAIGSLFVF, encoded by the exons ATGTCGATTGTGAAAAGTGGCTTCCTTCATCGGCAGA GCACTATTCTGCGGCGGTGGAAGAGAAACTGGTTTGACCTGTGGTCTGATGGGTGGCTGGTATTCTTTGATGACCAGCACCGGCGAGATATGGAGGATGGGATCCACATGAGAGTGGACAGCATTAACATTCGCAGTGCAACTGCATGTCAAG ATCTGAACCCACCAGAGGGCAGGAGTCAAAATGCCCTGCTCCAGATAGTCTGCAGAGACGGACGGGTCATCAGCATTTGTGGAGACAGTGCAGATGATGTTTT TGCATGGACCATGGCTCTCCAGGATGCCAGAGTCAGCTCT GTTTATGTCCCGGACACTTATGGAGGCTATGCCCCAGCTCCTCCTCATGGCACACAGATCATTTATTCAGCAGATGGGCAGCCTAATGCGGTTGTATACCCCTATCAGTACCAAG GAGCATATCCTATGAGGGATCCACAAGGAATGGACCAGGTTATTGTTCACGAGCGTCAACGTGATGATGGAGGAGACGTGGCTCTCAGTATGCTCGCTGGAGCTGTGACTGGATTGGCTATTGGGTCTCTGTTTGTCTTCTAG
- the LOC135512866 gene encoding inhibitor of growth protein 5-like has protein sequence MATAIYLEHYLDSIENLPCELQRNFSLMRDLDNRTEEKKGEIDKLAEEYISSVRNLATEQRVVHLQKIQSAYCKCKEFSDDKVQLAMQTYEMVDKHIRRLDADLARFENELKEKLEVSGYDSPEGRGLKKGEGRGLREKRGPKGRGRKSSDEDSPRKKRLKNSPELSDALLPMQPSDVLDMPVDPNEPTYCLCHQVSYGEMIGCDNPDCPIEWFHFACVDLATKPKGKWFCPRCTQDKKKK, from the exons ATGGCGACGGCAATATACCTGGAACATTACCTCGACA GTATTGAGAATCTGCCCTGTGAACTACAGAGGAACTTTTCACTGATGCGGGACCTGGACAATAGAACTGAAG AGAAAAAAGGAGAGATCGACAAGCTGGCAGAGGAGTACATCTCAAGTGTACGGAACTTGGCTACGGAACAGAGGGTTGTGCACCTGCAGAAGATCCAGAGTGCTTACTGCAAGTGCAAAGAGTTCAGCGATGACAAAGTGCAGCTTGCCATGCAGACATATGAAATG GTGGACAAGCATATCCGCAGGCTGGATGCAGACCTGGCCCGATTTGAGAATGAGCTGAAGGAGAAGCTGGAAGTGAGCGGCTATGACAGTCCAGAAGGAAGAGGGTTAAAGA AGGGTGAAGGTCGGGGACTGAGGGAGAAGCGTGGACCCAAGGGGAGAGGCAGGAAATCATCGGATGAGGATTCTCCCAGGAAGAAAAGGCTTAAAAACAG CCCAGAATTGAGTGACGCTCTCCTGCCAATGCAACCGTCAGATGTTTTGGACATGCCAGTTGATCCAAATGAGCCAACATACTGTTTGTGCCATCAAGTGTCATATGGAGAGATGATTGGATGTGATAACCCTGAT TGCCCAATTGAGTGGTTTCACTTTGCTTGTGTTGATCTTGCTACGAAGCCAAAGGGAAAATG GTTTTGTCCACGATGCACCCAGGATAAGAAGAAAAAATGA
- the cep19 gene encoding centrosomal protein of 19 kDa yields the protein MPFVAKRCGVQFSPPSIVLIYESNVKDTNKIRKRIIPVRNFSNCSDCCMAAERMKHHIRHRAYLETVSLGQLERLHIVLRDHMQGHSLEHTLASLRLDPEEDLNKLDDEELARKKVQMDKLFECNRRRKDDPDFVYDLEVEFKGEVAQEPCSWDEEESDDGF from the exons ATGCCTTTTGTGGCTAAACGATGCGGTGTTCAATTCAGCCCACCATCAATCGTTTTAATTTATGAAAGTAATGTTAAGGATACAAACAAGATTCGCAAAAGAATCATACCTGTGAGGAACTTCTCGAACTGTTCAG ACTGCTGCATGGCTGCGGAGAGAATGAAGCACCATATTCGACACAGGGCATACCTGGAGACTGTTTCATTGGGGCAACTGGAGAGGCTTCATATAGTGCTGCGGGATCACATGCAGGGCCACAGCCTGGAGCACACTCTAGCCTCCCTCCGCCTGGACCCAGAGGAGGACCTCAACAAGCTGGATGATGAGGAGCTTGCACGCAAAAAGGTCCAAATGGACAAACTCTTTGAGTGCAACCGAAGGCGGAAAGATGACCCTGACTTTGTCTATGACCTGGAGGTGGAATTTAAAGGGGAGGTTGCTCAGGAACCATGCAGCTGGGATGAAGAGGAGTCTGATGATGGGTTTTAA